In a genomic window of Dyadobacter fermentans DSM 18053:
- a CDS encoding DUF1361 domain-containing protein, producing MDRLIDWIRNHKFSVSDPPIITMEGLFSLLLLLLLSLLAVFFHLVRILFNSPVDFSLDWNLFLSWIPLIIAFLADNLTKRFGHIPVVLGILSIAWLAFFPNAPYMITDLAHLTVDYQRDLTWHDIIMLFSYAEVSLFNGLVSLYWIHRSWRRVFERKAANTLLLVSLPLAGFGVYLGRVRRMNSWDIIHEPQAIINSVFESLLDRTAWVLSMEIGMLLGILYLVLWGVIRFRIRHSKKNTESGNQ from the coding sequence TTGGACCGTTTGATAGATTGGATAAGGAATCATAAATTCAGCGTATCCGATCCTCCCATTATCACGATGGAGGGTTTGTTCTCGCTGCTGCTGCTTTTGCTTTTAAGCTTGCTTGCGGTGTTTTTCCACCTTGTCCGCATCCTCTTCAATTCTCCGGTTGATTTTTCGCTCGACTGGAACCTCTTTCTGAGCTGGATACCGCTCATTATCGCTTTCCTCGCGGATAACCTCACCAAGCGTTTCGGGCATATACCCGTTGTGCTGGGCATTCTCAGCATCGCGTGGCTAGCATTCTTTCCCAATGCGCCTTATATGATCACCGACCTGGCCCACCTCACGGTGGACTACCAGCGGGACCTCACCTGGCACGACATCATCATGCTGTTCTCGTACGCGGAAGTGAGCCTGTTCAATGGCCTGGTGTCGCTCTACTGGATTCACCGCTCCTGGCGCAGGGTGTTCGAGCGAAAAGCTGCTAACACATTGCTGCTCGTGAGCTTACCGCTGGCGGGTTTCGGGGTATACCTTGGCCGCGTGCGGCGTATGAACAGCTGGGATATTATCCATGAACCGCAGGCGATCATCAACAGTGTTTTCGAAAGCCTCCTCGACCGTACCGCGTGGGTACTTTCGATGGAAATCGGGATGCTGCTGGGGATACTCTACCTCGTCCTCTGGGGCGTAATCCGCTTCCGGATCCGGCATTCGAAAAAGAATACCGAATCGGGAAACCAATAA
- a CDS encoding response regulator, whose protein sequence is MKIALIDDHQILSDALKVNLMHSLPEIESIHHFNSFEPYAAVADDSIPTIVITELAFNGRYDKGVDAIFRLNLKNTQIIVLTSLTDDWLIRSYMRLGARAFLTKTCQYKELLEAITQVRKGNLFLSEHVQNILLTRIETGGISAESLSSVERAIMEALSQEEPLKSTAQKLKISLIELKYHRKMLMTRFNVRNFADLVELARRPGFFTESAAERSAVEHSV, encoded by the coding sequence ATGAAAATAGCACTCATTGATGACCACCAGATTCTTTCCGACGCCTTAAAAGTGAATCTGATGCATTCGCTGCCAGAGATCGAATCCATTCATCACTTCAACTCATTTGAGCCTTACGCTGCCGTCGCCGACGATAGTATCCCTACGATCGTAATTACGGAGCTTGCCTTCAATGGCAGATATGACAAAGGTGTTGACGCCATTTTTCGCCTCAACCTAAAGAATACCCAAATCATCGTCCTCACCTCCCTGACCGACGACTGGCTTATCCGCAGCTATATGCGATTAGGCGCAAGGGCATTTTTGACGAAGACCTGCCAATACAAAGAGCTCCTGGAAGCGATTACGCAGGTCCGGAAAGGCAATTTGTTCTTGTCGGAACATGTCCAAAACATACTGTTAACAAGAATTGAAACCGGTGGAATCTCGGCGGAATCCCTGTCCAGCGTCGAAAGGGCCATAATGGAGGCATTATCCCAGGAAGAACCACTGAAATCAACCGCACAAAAATTGAAAATCTCACTGATTGAGCTCAAATATCATCGTAAAATGCTCATGACCCGTTTCAATGTCCGGAACTTCGCCGACCTCGTCGAGCTTGCAAGAAGGCCGGGCTTTTTTACGGAATCGGCCGCTGAGAGATCGGCTGTCGAACACTCGGTGTGA
- a CDS encoding DEAD/DEAH box helicase — MNFNEFELHEDVLNAVDSMNYQQATPIQEQAIPHILSGKDLLACAQTGTGKTAAYLIPILDKVAHEANEHTGALILVPTRELAVQIDQQIQGLGYFVGATSIAVYGGNKGPEWDQQKKALTQGADIIIATPGRLIAHLQLGYVHFRDLRHLVLDEADRMLDMGFLGDILKIMSYLPNERQTLMFSATMPPKIGDLAKRILKEPEEIRLAVSRPADRIDQQFYLAKDEQKLPLLMHLLKGVENISMVLFTSRKSNVEPIVRALRKLGLGAHGISSDSEQGEREIVLRDFKNRQFPILVATDVLSRGIDIDNLSHVVNYDVPRDPEDYVHRIGRTARAESKGTAMTFINEQDQKYVLKIERLFEKELEKKSLTAELGLGEAPLFEPPRLRSGGRNKKNRKKPAPGAPSGRKPHREARPRQGGDAGTDSAGVAAVSSGTPAAGSPIAASAAGGTPRGDGAQRKRRNKRRRPKKDQSQTVNPTEA; from the coding sequence TTGAATTTCAACGAATTTGAACTCCACGAAGACGTGCTGAACGCCGTGGATTCCATGAACTACCAACAGGCAACGCCTATCCAGGAGCAGGCTATACCACACATTCTCAGCGGCAAAGACCTGCTCGCCTGCGCACAAACAGGAACCGGCAAAACAGCCGCCTACCTGATCCCCATTCTAGACAAAGTTGCACACGAAGCCAACGAGCACACAGGCGCATTGATCCTCGTGCCCACGCGCGAGCTGGCCGTGCAGATCGACCAGCAAATCCAGGGCCTCGGCTATTTCGTTGGCGCTACCAGCATTGCGGTTTACGGAGGCAACAAAGGACCCGAATGGGACCAGCAGAAAAAAGCATTGACCCAGGGCGCCGACATTATCATTGCCACGCCAGGCCGCCTGATTGCGCATTTGCAATTGGGCTACGTCCATTTCCGCGACCTGCGGCACCTGGTCCTTGACGAGGCCGACCGCATGCTCGATATGGGTTTCCTGGGCGATATTCTGAAAATCATGAGCTACCTGCCCAACGAGCGGCAGACACTGATGTTTTCGGCCACGATGCCCCCCAAAATCGGCGATCTGGCGAAGCGTATATTGAAAGAGCCGGAAGAGATCAGGTTAGCGGTATCACGCCCGGCCGATCGGATTGATCAGCAGTTCTACCTCGCGAAAGACGAACAGAAACTGCCTTTGCTGATGCATTTGCTGAAAGGCGTCGAGAATATCAGCATGGTGCTGTTCACCTCCCGTAAATCGAACGTGGAGCCCATCGTTCGCGCGCTGCGCAAACTGGGCCTTGGTGCACACGGCATCTCATCGGATTCCGAGCAGGGTGAGCGCGAAATTGTACTCCGTGATTTCAAAAACCGGCAATTTCCGATACTCGTGGCGACGGACGTGCTATCCCGCGGCATAGATATTGATAACCTAAGCCATGTGGTGAATTACGACGTCCCCCGCGACCCCGAGGATTACGTGCACCGCATTGGGCGCACGGCACGTGCCGAGTCAAAAGGCACGGCGATGACGTTCATCAATGAGCAGGATCAGAAATATGTTTTGAAGATCGAAAGGCTCTTTGAAAAGGAATTGGAAAAGAAATCCCTCACCGCGGAACTGGGTTTAGGCGAAGCTCCTTTGTTCGAGCCGCCACGGTTACGGTCGGGAGGGCGTAATAAGAAAAACAGGAAGAAGCCTGCACCCGGCGCACCTTCCGGGCGGAAACCACATCGCGAGGCCAGGCCCCGGCAAGGTGGTGACGCAGGAACGGATTCGGCTGGTGTAGCGGCTGTTTCATCAGGAACGCCTGCCGCAGGATCGCCTATCGCAGCGTCGGCTGCCGGAGGAACGCCTCGCGGAGACGGTGCGCAGCGTAAGCGTAGAAATAAGCGGCGGAGACCTAAGAAGGATCAGTCCCAAACTGTAAACCCCACTGAGGCATAG
- a CDS encoding pseudouridine synthase: MQPLEILYRSDDLVAINKPNGLLVHRSPIASDADVFAVQLLRDQLSQKVYPAHRLDRKTSGVLLFALNENVNSEMQGKFMEGEITKTYHAIVRGHTADRGEIDYPLKRDDGVTQDAVTHFETLARAEVPFALGKHATSRYSLVQLNPLTGRMHQLRKHMAHIMHPIIGDRPHGCNKQNRFFKEELGMIQMMLHAVSVEFVHPVSGQHVTIVAPYLSEFVRMRSVLGLE, from the coding sequence ATGCAACCCCTGGAAATCCTGTACCGGAGCGACGACCTTGTCGCCATTAACAAACCCAATGGCCTGCTCGTACACCGTTCGCCCATTGCCAGCGATGCGGACGTCTTCGCGGTGCAGCTCCTGCGCGATCAGCTGAGCCAGAAGGTATACCCGGCCCACCGCCTCGACCGGAAAACTTCCGGCGTACTGCTCTTCGCCCTCAACGAAAACGTGAACAGCGAAATGCAGGGGAAATTCATGGAAGGCGAAATCACCAAAACCTACCACGCGATCGTCCGCGGGCACACAGCCGACCGCGGCGAGATCGATTATCCATTAAAACGCGACGACGGCGTAACGCAGGATGCCGTAACCCATTTCGAAACGCTGGCACGCGCCGAAGTACCCTTTGCCCTCGGTAAGCACGCCACCTCGCGTTACTCCCTCGTGCAGCTCAACCCATTAACCGGCCGGATGCACCAGCTGCGCAAGCACATGGCCCACATCATGCACCCCATCATCGGCGACCGCCCGCACGGGTGCAACAAGCAGAACCGGTTTTTTAAGGAGGAGCTCGGGATGATTCAGATGATGCTGCATGCGGTGTCGGTGGAATTTGTGCATCCTGTTAGTGGTCAGCATGTGACTATTGTGGCGCCTTATTTGTCTGAATTTGTGAGGATGAGAAGTGTGCTTGGTTTGGAGTAA
- a CDS encoding c-type cytochrome produces the protein MKKLLKIVGILVLVLILAIAAAATYVKTALPDIGDAPVISVERTPERIERGKYLANHVTVCMDCHSSRDWSLFSAPLAAGNFGGGGELFSRDMGFPGVFYARNITPYGIGEWTDGEVFRAITTGQSRDGHALFPIMPYLNYGQLDQEDIYSLIAYIRTLAPVKHDITPAEADFPVNFIINTMPAKANLTQRPSEADVVSYGRYMAMAAGCVECHSMRDKGTRVPGTDYGGGMEFIMPTGVTTSANITPHQANGIGSWTADAFVKRFKAYADSTYKPHKVGPKEMNTPMPWMMYAGMEESDLRAIFAYLQTVTPLENKVVKFRPN, from the coding sequence ATGAAAAAACTACTCAAAATCGTGGGCATCCTCGTCCTCGTGCTTATTCTTGCCATTGCGGCCGCTGCTACGTACGTCAAAACCGCGCTTCCCGACATTGGCGATGCGCCCGTCATTTCTGTTGAAAGAACCCCCGAGCGCATCGAGCGGGGCAAGTACCTCGCCAACCACGTCACAGTTTGTATGGATTGCCACAGCTCCCGCGACTGGTCGCTGTTTTCGGCGCCGCTCGCCGCGGGTAATTTCGGCGGCGGCGGAGAGCTGTTCAGTCGCGATATGGGCTTCCCCGGCGTGTTTTACGCCCGGAATATCACGCCCTACGGCATAGGCGAATGGACCGACGGCGAGGTTTTCCGCGCCATCACCACCGGCCAAAGCAGGGACGGCCACGCATTGTTCCCCATCATGCCCTACCTGAACTACGGCCAGCTCGACCAGGAAGATATTTACAGCCTCATTGCCTACATCCGCACGCTCGCGCCCGTGAAGCACGACATCACGCCCGCTGAGGCCGATTTCCCGGTAAACTTCATCATCAACACCATGCCCGCCAAGGCGAACCTTACCCAACGCCCGTCGGAAGCCGATGTGGTGAGCTATGGACGCTATATGGCAATGGCGGCGGGTTGCGTTGAATGCCATAGTATGCGCGACAAGGGCACCAGGGTACCGGGCACGGATTACGGCGGCGGAATGGAATTCATCATGCCCACCGGCGTTACCACCTCCGCCAACATTACCCCGCACCAGGCCAACGGTATCGGCTCGTGGACAGCCGATGCGTTCGTCAAACGATTTAAGGCCTACGCCGATTCCACCTACAAACCACACAAGGTAGGACCGAAAGAAATGAATACACCCATGCCGTGGATGATGTATGCAGGGATGGAAGAAAGCGACCTCCGCGCGATTTTCGCGTACTTGCAGACTGTGACGCCGCTGGAAAACAAGGTGGTTAAATTTCGTCCGAACTGA